A genome region from Rickettsiales endosymbiont of Stachyamoeba lipophora includes the following:
- a CDS encoding RDD family protein: MKFIERILISKSQKDDSRLGKFPSEFEGYKISYPKLPIRLLMLLVDLLVVTFLVVPLVSTIERLAPDDERINTLKFKYQEYYKEYEGNREKIIEALEKDPAVGDVNALTQKVIIKQVGLNLILFAGFIGYILLCQKYFKRTLGQRIFNVRILHRVTYQPASFKQIVLRSFLSLLTLATALIGFFIAVFNPRHITLHDYLSNTVVIRLSGRI, encoded by the coding sequence ATGAAGTTTATAGAGCGAATTTTAATTAGTAAAAGCCAAAAAGATGATTCTAGGCTGGGTAAATTTCCTAGTGAATTTGAAGGTTATAAAATTTCTTACCCTAAGTTGCCGATAAGATTGTTAATGCTGCTAGTTGATCTGCTGGTTGTTACCTTCTTGGTTGTGCCGTTAGTTTCTACGATAGAAAGATTGGCACCTGATGATGAACGGATCAATACTTTGAAATTTAAATATCAAGAATATTACAAAGAATATGAAGGTAATAGAGAAAAAATTATTGAGGCTTTGGAAAAAGATCCGGCAGTAGGTGATGTAAATGCTCTAACCCAAAAAGTTATCATTAAACAAGTTGGTTTGAATTTGATATTATTTGCTGGATTTATTGGGTATATACTACTTTGCCAAAAATATTTTAAGAGAACCTTAGGTCAACGTATTTTTAATGTACGGATTTTACACCGGGTAACATACCAACCGGCTAGTTTTAAACAGATTGTGCTAAGAAGCTTTTTAAGCTTGTTAACCCTAGCTACCGCGTTGATAGGATTTTTTATAGCGGTATTTAATCCACGTCACATTACCCTACATGATTATCTATCTAATACAGTAGTAATTAGATTATCAGGCAGGATTTAA
- the surE gene encoding 5'/3'-nucleotidase SurE — MRILISNDDGINALGIKLLYDIARQFTSDVWVIAPLTEQSGASHTLSLRKPLKVTQVDNNHYAVDGTPTDAVLIGIREILKDKKPDLVLSGINAGCNLGEDVTYSGTVAAAMEAVLLNIPAIALSQKMNRLKKQVSFDVAKHYTQIIIEKILSYKLPEYSLINVNFPLCEVDEVQGVKVTSQGKRIKHDSVDKMILKDQDPYYWIGSKREYKDDMPESDLQAIIDNYISVTPLDLDLTNYKVIVDMKTKFSW; from the coding sequence ATGCGTATTTTAATTTCCAATGATGATGGCATCAATGCCTTAGGGATAAAGCTGCTGTATGATATTGCACGACAGTTTACAAGTGATGTGTGGGTGATAGCTCCTCTGACTGAACAAAGTGGTGCCAGCCATACTCTTTCACTACGCAAACCATTAAAAGTGACGCAAGTAGATAATAATCATTACGCGGTTGATGGCACCCCTACGGATGCAGTATTGATTGGTATTCGTGAAATTTTAAAGGATAAAAAGCCAGATCTGGTACTATCAGGTATTAATGCAGGATGTAATCTCGGTGAGGATGTAACCTATTCAGGTACAGTGGCTGCTGCTATGGAAGCGGTTTTGCTTAATATTCCGGCGATTGCGCTGAGCCAAAAAATGAATAGACTAAAGAAACAAGTGAGCTTCGACGTTGCTAAGCATTATACTCAAATTATAATTGAAAAAATTTTAAGTTATAAATTACCGGAGTATAGTCTTATAAATGTAAATTTTCCCTTATGTGAAGTAGATGAAGTGCAAGGTGTTAAAGTTACTTCTCAAGGTAAGCGGATTAAGCATGATAGTGTAGATAAAATGATACTGAAAGATCAAGATCCTTATTACTGGATTGGCAGTAAAAGAGAATATAAAGATGATATGCCTGAAAGTGATCTTCAAGCAATCATTGATAATTATATTTCAGTAACGCCGCTGGATCTTGATTTGACTAACTATAAAGTTATTGTTGATATGAAAACTAAATTTTCTTGGTAG